DNA from Numida meleagris isolate 19003 breed g44 Domestic line chromosome 9, NumMel1.0, whole genome shotgun sequence:
TGCCTTGTGTCATTATTGCTAGGGGGGAAGGAACAAATAGGGAACGTTCCCTgcaaagagaggaggaaaacttATCCTGTTTTTagggcacagaaaaaaaaaatgtataaataaaaatagtaggGATGGAAGGCaggaggctgcccagggcactaTATACCCCGGCCCTATTCAGCGCGGTCACAGCAGCAGCCCGGAGCCCTCTGCCTGAGCACAGCGCCCGCCTCCTTACCCCGCATGCGCAGCGCAGGGCACgccccctcctgctcctcattGGTTGCTCCCGTCTCTCCTCGCTGCCATTGGCGGGGGGGCGGGGCTACGCGCGGCCATGGCGACAGGCGGCAGCGGCGGGCCCGGGGCTGCGGCTGCTGCGGGCCGANNNNNNNNNNNNNNNNNNNNNNNNNNNNNNNNNNNNNNNNNNNNNNNNNNNNNNNNNNNNNNNNNNNNNNNNNNNNNNNNNNNNNNNNNNNNNNNNNGGGGCTGGAGGGGCAGGGCCGGGTGGGGCTGTATAGACCCTGAGGTCGGGGTGTGGTTCGGGGCCGGCTGTGGGGTTGCGGCGCGGGGCTCACCGTGCTTCTTTCCCTCCACAGTCGCCTCGCAGTGACAGGAGGACGGGCcagcggggcggcggggccgccaGGAGCGGGCCCTACACCCTCAGCCGGGCCCCCGCCGCGCTGCGTAAGTGTGAGCCCTAATGGGGCCTCGTGGGAGGAGGTCACACCCCAATGGGACTCTCGGCCCTCACCCTCCCCTCGGTTGCAGAGAGGCAGCGAGAGGTGGCCAGGGCGGCGCTGCGGCGGCACGGGCTGCTGGGGGGGCCCGGTAAGCACCCAACCAAGCCGGCAGCCAAAAGGTCAGAGCCCTTCTGTAACCAAAGTGTGGGGTTTACCTGGGTGTGGGGTGCTGGGTGCTTTTGGAATTGGCCGGGGGGGGGAATGCtttggggatggggttggggatgCTGCGAGGATGGAGGTTCTGCAAGGATTAGAATGGGGGTGCTGCAaggttggggctggggatgATGTGAGGATGAAGATGGGAATGCTGTGAGGATGGGGATGCTGCAACGATGGGAATGGGGATGATGCAAGTTTGGGGATGCTCtagggatgaggatggggatgctgcaaggatgggaatggggatgaTGCAAGTTTGGGGATGCTCTAGGGATGAGTATGTGGATGCTGCAAGAATAGGACATGCTGTGTGTTGGGGACATgggttcctgctgctgcccatcacCTCGCAGCCTTGTCCCCACACACCTGCAGGTCAGTGAAGTTTCACAAGGGCTACGTGGCACTCAGCCAGACAGCAGATGAAAGCCTGGTGTCCCTGGACTCAGACAGGTGAGCATCCCACGCTCATtccaggtgggtttttttaGAGGGTCATCGTGCTGGATGAGTGCCCTGGGCTGGGATTTGCTGAAGACTGGCCTGTAAACCTCATTGTTTTGGAGGTCGATTTGCCTTGCTGCTTGGAGATTGGAAAGATGCATCCATAACTGGGCTGGGCACCTCCTAGCAGCAAAACCCCTCTGATCCAAATTTAGCAAATTCCTCCATTCCCTTGGCATTTTTTGGAGTTCCCCTTGTCTGGCTGCTGAAGGAGCTTGCAGCAGTCACTCTGACAGCATCTTTTCATCCTAGTGACGGGGAGCTGGAATCGAGGGGCTCCTCCGGCTACTCCTCTGCCGAGGCAAGTCCAGGTTTGGCTCCCATCCCCCCACACAGTTCCTGTGGCATCCCCTACCCCGTTTCCACCTCAGGGCTCTGCACTTTGCCCTTATTTCTAATCACCGTGATGCTGTTGCTTGTTCTTGAGGTGAACTAAACCCTGCTGGTCCCTGCCCCCCTTTGTCACACCCACCGCAGCGTTAACCAGAATTCGAGTGACTTTAACAAGGAGCATTTAATCAGCCCcatcttctctctcccttccagCAGGTGAACCAGGACCTGAGccggcagctgctgcaggacgGGTACCACCTGGACGAGGTCCCAGATGACGAGGATCTGGACCTCATCCCTCCCAAACCCGCCGCCACTTCCTCTTGCCCATGCTGCTTTGGGGattctctctcctgtgtggtCCAGTAGGTGGTGCTCACGCGGGACACCTCAAAAGCTGCCACGTTCCATATCCCTTGGGATGCCTGGTAACATCCCAAGAACTTCTTGTACAGAGCAATATCACGGGGGTGGCTCAGTGACATATAGCCACATGGGTGTCATTTGTCACCAGGGTAAAGAGGGGAAGGCAATGGGGATTCACACTAGTCCCATTCTTCAGACTTGAACAGCTCAGACACTACGCACCCAGACTGCCCTAAAACCAAGACCCCACCTCTACAAGGACAGCGCTTGACACGGTCCTCCTGAATCTGTTCATTAAGCAAAAAAAGGTCATATTTGGAGCAACTCCCCAAGCTAGGCACAGTTACATTCTTCCTTATGTCTGTGCATCTTCCTCACGCTGCCAGCTGTccagctgtgcagggcaggaAGGTGCCCAAAGggctgcttgctttttcttgggatagatgtgtttttctttcctgttagaTACAAAAAGGGGCTGATGGCctcttgtgttttatttatgatGTATTCCCCCCTGGGGGCCCTTCGCAGCTGTTGCAGTGCAGCTCAGCCCATTTGGGCACTGATTTGGGGCAGGAAAGTTCTGCCTGGTGCGGGTTTTATAAGCTGCCTTAAATCACGGTCCTGCTGTACTATAGAGGACAATCAGCTTCTTAAAAAGAAACCTTATTTAAATAATCTATGTCTAAAGAATTGAAGATTTTTGGTATACTCCTTGTTGGAGGAAGCACTCAATAAACTGGATCTTGTTACTCAAAGCGTGTCTTACTGCTCCCTTCCCAGATCCATCCTGTTTCCCCATGGGTGTTGGTGTCCACCATCAGCCCTCCCCCCTCCCTCACCACCAAGTTCCCCCGGGAGCCCCCatttggggctgggggagccagcagtggatgtgctgcctcctccagctccGCACACAAGGCTGAGGACAAAGTCACCACTTTATTCACAGCACCGGTCACCTGAGGACCTCCAGACCCCACCGCCCTGTGAAGCCACCCCACTGGCAGGTGGACAAGGGGACACTCAGCACCCTGCTGATCCCAGATCTCCTTCCTCCCGGTGGACGCTTCAGCATCACATTCACAGGTGTAAGCAGCAGTTCCTAGAAGAACCCAACAAACCCAGAACACCAAACAAAACATAAGTAATTGTCGTATGTTGTTAGCAGCACTGGTAAGGACTGGCCCTAGAGGCTGTGACGCTATGGGGACATGAGTGTCTCAGCCCCAAAGAGCTGGTTCAGAAGGCAGAGGAGCGTGAGTTGCTTCTTCTAGAAACTGGATGCAGGTTGCTTTG
Protein-coding regions in this window:
- the FAM219B gene encoding protein FAM219B, whose product is MATGGSGGPGAAAATLRSGCGSGPAVGLRRGAHRASFPPQSPRSDRRTGQRGGGAARSGPYTLSRAPAALQRQREVARAALRRHGLLGGPGKHPTKPAAKRSVKFHKGYVALSQTADESLVSLDSDSDGELESRGSSGYSSAEQVNQDLSRQLLQDGYHLDEVPDDEDLDLIPPKPAATSSCPCCFGDSLSCVVQ